One stretch of Leptospira hartskeerlii DNA includes these proteins:
- a CDS encoding metallophosphoesterase family protein, with protein MRIIYLTDIHDGLRGLKEVLLGTECDLYLFSGDIIYKAFFNPERIIEFVTLQEDMYRIMDDIKEDINPYDYATRAVRFPEKYQPNVVEKSHDYRRLFHQAAKTMKEKYELIEIIIQKYAKAPVWLLPGNYDIDLQYSALYERDLHRKTFDMGGLKFAGYGGAPVITSGIPEKLAVKFHEYNRNGKNYSEPEDFFKEENPDVVVIHNPAYGFLDKIPSFGHVGSQGIRRYLDDYAPALVVSGHVHEDQGIVKKGKTVFLNPSNFGPVDSVFGFQPGGFFSEIELENNLVKNVKLNRLSDHSIRHLLEIDCSGDKLELVHASSDSEVSAEDFIR; from the coding sequence ATGAGGATCATTTACCTCACCGATATCCACGACGGACTCAGAGGATTGAAAGAAGTCCTTTTAGGAACCGAATGCGACTTGTACCTTTTCTCCGGCGATATCATCTACAAAGCTTTTTTTAATCCCGAACGTATCATCGAATTTGTAACACTCCAAGAAGACATGTATCGTATCATGGATGATATCAAGGAAGACATCAATCCTTACGATTATGCGACAAGAGCAGTACGTTTCCCGGAGAAGTACCAGCCTAACGTGGTAGAAAAATCCCACGATTACAGAAGATTATTCCACCAAGCCGCAAAGACGATGAAGGAAAAATATGAACTCATCGAGATCATCATCCAAAAATATGCAAAAGCACCTGTCTGGTTATTACCAGGAAATTATGATATAGATCTTCAATATTCCGCGTTATACGAAAGAGACCTTCATAGAAAAACCTTCGATATGGGAGGGCTAAAATTTGCGGGTTATGGTGGAGCCCCTGTGATCACTTCAGGTATTCCCGAAAAGTTAGCGGTAAAATTCCACGAATACAATCGTAACGGAAAAAATTATAGCGAACCCGAAGATTTCTTTAAGGAAGAAAATCCAGATGTAGTTGTGATCCATAATCCTGCTTACGGATTTTTAGATAAGATCCCAAGTTTCGGACATGTAGGTTCCCAGGGGATCAGAAGATATTTGGACGATTATGCTCCAGCCTTAGTTGTCTCGGGTCATGTTCATGAAGACCAAGGGATCGTAAAAAAGGGAAAAACAGTGTTTTTGAATCCTTCTAATTTTGGACCGGTTGATTCAGTCTTCGGATTTCAACCCGGAGGTTTCTTCTCTGAAATAGAATTAGAAAACAATCTTGTAAAAAATGTAAAACTGAATAGACTATCGGATCACTCAATTCGCCATCTTTTAGAAATCGATTGCTCAGGAGACAAGCTGGAACTTGTCCATGCAAGCAGTGACTCTGAAGTTTCGGCGGAAGACTTTATCCGATAG
- a CDS encoding NAD(P)H-dependent glycerol-3-phosphate dehydrogenase produces the protein MQIGVIGSGSFGSSLGVLLADKGYDVTIWGRNAGLIQEINENHRNEKYLPGIDLPKNLKGSTSLEEAVRDKDMIVSAPPSHAITDILKEIKTFLPEKAPIVSASKGIENGSLRLVSEIFEAELPGKFHSRLSYLSGPSFAKELVKRVPTIVSIASKNEATARKVQEIFSFTYFRTYWTPDVVGVEVGGSLKNVIAIAAGVSDGLGFGQNTRAALITRGLTEISRLGVKLGADPLTFLGPSGMGDLILTCCGDASRNRTVGFRLGKGESLDSILGGMVEVAEGVKTAKSGFELSQKLGIEMAITTEVYKMLYEHKNPKEVVRDLMGRDLKREGL, from the coding sequence ATGCAAATCGGCGTTATCGGATCTGGAAGTTTTGGCTCTTCTTTAGGTGTGCTGCTGGCGGACAAAGGTTATGATGTTACCATTTGGGGAAGGAACGCCGGCCTTATCCAAGAGATTAATGAGAACCATCGGAACGAAAAATATCTGCCAGGCATAGATCTTCCTAAAAATTTAAAAGGAAGTACTAGTTTAGAAGAAGCTGTTCGAGACAAAGATATGATTGTTTCTGCTCCTCCTTCTCATGCAATTACTGATATTCTAAAAGAAATTAAAACTTTTCTTCCTGAAAAGGCCCCTATCGTTTCTGCAAGTAAAGGGATAGAGAACGGAAGTCTTCGATTAGTTTCTGAAATTTTTGAAGCAGAACTTCCAGGCAAATTTCATAGCAGATTGTCCTATCTTTCCGGACCTAGTTTTGCGAAAGAATTGGTCAAACGTGTACCTACGATAGTGAGTATTGCATCTAAGAATGAAGCAACTGCAAGAAAGGTACAGGAAATATTCAGTTTCACTTATTTCAGGACCTATTGGACTCCTGATGTGGTCGGAGTAGAAGTCGGCGGCTCCTTAAAAAATGTGATCGCGATCGCCGCAGGAGTTTCCGACGGATTAGGATTCGGGCAGAATACTAGGGCAGCTTTGATCACCAGAGGGCTTACGGAAATTTCCAGACTAGGAGTTAAATTGGGAGCAGATCCTCTTACATTTTTAGGACCTTCCGGAATGGGAGATTTGATCTTAACATGCTGTGGAGATGCTTCCAGAAACAGGACTGTCGGTTTTAGATTGGGAAAAGGAGAAAGCCTGGATTCCATTTTAGGCGGTATGGTAGAAGTTGCAGAAGGGGTAAAAACCGCAAAAAGTGGATTCGAATTATCCCAGAAATTAGGCATTGAAATGGCCATCACCACCGAGGTGTATAAAATGCTTTACGAGCATAAGAATCCGAAGGAGGTTGTTAGAGATTTAATGGGCCGGGACTTAAAAAGAGAAGGTCTATAA
- a CDS encoding tetratricopeptide repeat protein — translation MQNAILNIRKVGGVSLIFKYIPFLLISFCSFCTSLSAQSRNDYGWTGSPGNFYLLMDGKNVLTKETDFNSFPEGLNGVQKSEFALLAGEYLLLNKDSGKFSNLINTIRKEKDLGFAEVLLLYFQDIYFSKKSNGENFLKVWNPPAGDTYQKELVESTRNVLLHKKSADKIKCSPKKQYYSLCRMLRLGSYMADFKLSDPNHDREYTNLQRILSPFPGVTDPEEKELKHIPFLSNFLPNIADYLSELGFARDAIQFSKIGIVSENLGGRMLSHSYEKLAYYYLVDGDPNSAEKVLKYIIERQGEMAPAYKNSLYLKLGTLAYLQGEPSRALEYYLNLDFLHWSTKILHPFLGEPIPINSARDLMSVAIWKSKNSHKAVDALQSVSTPKNLTEDDLFTKLRIIQILSEDEPEVASKLAMDLSFLAQSKGWRRVEYSATLLHGFLQLKTNNLRKAIIEFTKAGGILKEDPSYKEEWIRLNGLFLSHKESSNLRGVKSFLDQALKISASGIVDDKTFEIKNYLPPSFGSKSLENSAIDFYTRHGYVNDLLSFMIHYEENSELQEEDSPPDLAILKTHIRISRYKGFYPPGREPWKSAWSEMRTKESARVREESDPLRNANFKKLTHPLIAVFVKDKRVFLFHKDGDSSELEARELNTDNPTSYTAQSAFRSAMDSFSKKDKIQIYLNSPGVEAAEYLRKEFPDSEIKLFLRFDKRDESDSAKKVFGPACENLFPKNLPEGDGHLGWQSFPLQYYDGSKLLQGKSALLVWNMKVTSKSPNGLRDYEWSCGSDSISFRKAKRRLDFRNLPDRIAFTKDSLSGSGWGDKSEDFLDWARFWLSAGTSRLYFVKYWNPESESDINLLERLANENGDPNLNSRVLKMVRNAE, via the coding sequence TTGCAAAATGCAATTTTAAATATTCGTAAAGTAGGCGGCGTTAGCCTAATTTTCAAGTATATTCCATTTTTATTAATTTCATTCTGTTCTTTTTGCACATCTTTGTCCGCCCAAAGTCGCAACGACTACGGTTGGACAGGGTCTCCGGGCAATTTTTACCTATTGATGGATGGAAAAAATGTTCTGACAAAGGAAACCGATTTTAATTCCTTTCCAGAAGGTCTAAACGGTGTCCAAAAATCGGAGTTTGCTCTTTTAGCGGGAGAATATCTACTTCTTAACAAAGATTCCGGAAAATTCTCCAACCTGATCAATACTATCCGAAAGGAAAAAGATCTAGGTTTTGCGGAAGTTCTTTTGCTTTATTTCCAAGATATCTACTTCTCCAAAAAGTCCAACGGGGAGAATTTTCTAAAAGTTTGGAATCCACCTGCAGGAGATACTTATCAAAAGGAATTAGTTGAATCTACGCGTAACGTTCTTCTTCATAAAAAATCGGCAGATAAGATCAAATGTTCTCCTAAGAAACAATATTATTCTCTTTGTAGGATGCTTCGTCTCGGAAGTTATATGGCGGATTTTAAACTTTCAGATCCGAATCACGATAGAGAATATACAAATCTACAAAGAATACTTTCGCCTTTTCCCGGAGTTACCGATCCGGAGGAGAAAGAGCTAAAACATATTCCTTTCTTGTCCAATTTTCTTCCCAATATTGCAGATTATCTTTCCGAGTTGGGATTTGCCAGAGATGCGATCCAATTTTCTAAAATAGGGATTGTTTCTGAAAATTTGGGTGGCAGAATGCTTTCTCATTCTTACGAGAAATTAGCTTACTACTACTTGGTGGATGGAGATCCCAATTCCGCGGAAAAAGTTTTAAAATACATTATAGAAAGACAAGGGGAGATGGCTCCCGCCTATAAGAATTCATTGTATCTGAAGTTAGGAACTCTTGCTTATTTGCAAGGTGAACCTTCAAGAGCGCTCGAATATTATTTGAATTTAGATTTTTTGCATTGGTCCACTAAGATACTTCATCCGTTTTTAGGCGAGCCCATCCCGATCAATAGCGCTCGTGACTTAATGTCTGTAGCTATTTGGAAATCCAAAAATTCTCATAAGGCAGTGGATGCTCTGCAATCAGTCAGCACTCCTAAAAATCTGACGGAAGACGATCTATTTACTAAATTAAGAATTATTCAAATACTATCGGAAGATGAACCTGAAGTAGCTTCCAAACTTGCGATGGATTTGAGCTTTCTCGCGCAAAGTAAGGGATGGAGAAGGGTTGAATATTCCGCCACATTACTTCATGGCTTCTTACAGTTGAAAACGAATAATCTCAGAAAAGCGATTATAGAATTTACCAAGGCAGGAGGGATTTTAAAAGAAGATCCTTCTTACAAAGAAGAATGGATCCGCTTGAACGGATTATTCCTTTCTCATAAAGAATCCTCTAATCTTAGAGGAGTAAAAAGTTTCTTAGACCAGGCTCTTAAAATTTCCGCTTCCGGTATTGTGGATGATAAAACTTTTGAGATCAAAAACTATCTTCCTCCTTCCTTCGGAAGCAAAAGTTTAGAGAATTCCGCGATTGATTTTTATACTAGACATGGCTATGTAAACGATTTGCTTTCTTTTATGATCCATTATGAGGAAAATTCCGAACTTCAAGAAGAGGATTCTCCTCCTGATCTTGCAATCCTCAAAACGCATATTAGAATTTCTAGATATAAAGGATTTTATCCTCCGGGACGAGAGCCTTGGAAATCCGCTTGGTCTGAAATGAGAACCAAAGAATCCGCACGTGTTAGAGAAGAATCGGATCCTCTCAGAAATGCAAATTTCAAAAAGTTAACTCACCCGCTAATTGCAGTTTTTGTGAAGGATAAGAGAGTATTTCTATTTCACAAAGATGGGGATTCTTCCGAGTTGGAAGCAAGAGAGTTGAATACGGACAATCCTACGAGTTATACTGCTCAATCAGCTTTTAGAAGTGCGATGGATTCCTTTTCTAAAAAGGACAAGATCCAGATATACTTGAATTCTCCGGGAGTGGAAGCAGCAGAATATTTAAGAAAAGAATTCCCCGATTCTGAGATTAAGCTATTCCTTCGTTTCGATAAAAGAGACGAATCTGATTCAGCTAAAAAAGTATTTGGCCCTGCTTGTGAGAACCTGTTCCCTAAAAATCTTCCGGAAGGAGACGGGCATTTGGGCTGGCAATCTTTTCCATTACAATATTATGATGGATCTAAATTGCTCCAAGGAAAGTCGGCTCTTCTTGTTTGGAACATGAAGGTGACTTCTAAATCCCCTAACGGTCTTAGGGATTACGAATGGTCCTGCGGATCTGATTCTATTTCTTTCAGAAAGGCAAAACGTAGATTGGATTTTAGGAATTTGCCGGATAGGATTGCCTTCACAAAAGACTCGCTTAGCGGTTCCGGCTGGGGGGATAAATCTGAGGATTTTTTAGACTGGGCCAGGTTCTGGTTATCCGCAGGAACTTCTCGCCTTTACTTCGTTAAATACTGGAATCCTGAGTCGGAATCCGACATAAATTTATTAGAGAGACTCGCAAATGAAAACGGGGACCCGAATTTGAATTCAAGAGTCCTCAAAATGGTCCGAAATGCGGAATAA
- a CDS encoding hemolysin family protein, which produces MDVIGFFVILLLIFANGFFVSAEFALVSIRPSRLEELIRDGIPMAMLTKKAASMLNDMLSVCQVGITIASLLLGWVGEGYLSSWIEPIFHYAGYPDSDLTVHGVAVAISFALITFLHILLGELLPKTVAIQKTETLALVTSAPIFFFYYLFFPITFFLNGMTSFLLKMIGFKEDSHRIIHSPEELMILIQEQNKQGNIDQEEFQIIQNTFQFSEHLAKDVMTHRLSIVGIPADSQMDGVLSVIAEHHFSRYPVYEGTTDNIVGIVHVQAFLAWLSESKRNKKAKVTTIMQPPIVVPEGMSIEKVLQKLRVAKQHMAIVIDEYGGVSGLLTMEDIVEEVFGEIRDETDDHETDAVPSHSPDAFDIDGETELDELKEILTGIEEEELNDIRTIAGFILEKLEDMPKEGTVVAIPEGKLTVEKMDGNKIMTVRFTRLSAPSSFAI; this is translated from the coding sequence ATGGACGTGATTGGATTTTTCGTAATACTACTTCTTATATTCGCCAACGGATTTTTTGTGTCCGCAGAATTTGCCTTGGTCTCGATCAGACCTTCTCGCCTGGAAGAATTGATCAGGGACGGCATACCTATGGCAATGCTTACCAAAAAAGCGGCTAGCATGTTGAATGATATGCTCTCTGTCTGTCAGGTGGGGATCACAATTGCAAGCTTACTCTTAGGTTGGGTGGGAGAAGGTTATCTCTCCAGTTGGATAGAACCTATTTTTCATTACGCAGGCTATCCTGATTCCGATTTAACGGTCCATGGAGTTGCAGTTGCGATCTCATTTGCATTGATCACATTTTTGCATATTCTTTTGGGTGAACTTCTTCCTAAAACAGTAGCGATCCAAAAAACTGAAACCTTGGCCTTGGTGACAAGTGCGCCTATATTCTTCTTTTATTATCTGTTTTTCCCTATTACGTTTTTCTTAAATGGAATGACTTCTTTTCTTTTGAAGATGATCGGATTTAAGGAAGATTCGCATCGTATCATACATTCTCCTGAAGAATTGATGATCCTGATCCAGGAACAAAACAAACAGGGAAATATTGACCAGGAAGAATTCCAGATCATCCAAAATACTTTCCAATTCTCTGAGCATTTGGCAAAAGACGTGATGACACATCGTTTGAGCATTGTAGGAATTCCTGCGGACAGTCAAATGGATGGAGTTCTTTCGGTCATTGCAGAACATCATTTTTCCAGATATCCTGTGTATGAAGGAACTACTGATAATATAGTAGGTATCGTCCACGTTCAGGCTTTCTTAGCTTGGCTTTCCGAATCTAAAAGGAATAAGAAGGCAAAAGTTACCACGATCATGCAACCTCCAATCGTGGTCCCGGAAGGTATGTCGATTGAGAAGGTGCTTCAAAAGTTGCGGGTCGCAAAACAACATATGGCGATCGTCATCGATGAGTATGGCGGAGTTTCCGGACTACTTACTATGGAAGATATAGTGGAAGAAGTTTTCGGTGAGATCCGGGACGAGACTGACGATCATGAAACGGATGCTGTTCCATCACATTCTCCCGATGCATTTGATATAGACGGTGAAACCGAGCTGGACGAACTAAAAGAGATCTTAACCGGAATCGAAGAAGAAGAGTTAAACGATATCCGCACTATCGCAGGTTTTATTTTAGAGAAGTTAGAGGATATGCCTAAGGAAGGAACCGTAGTTGCGATCCCCGAAGGTAAGCTGACCGTGGAAAAAATGGATGGAAACAAAATTATGACAGTCCGTTTTACTAGACTTTCTGCTCCTTCTTCTTTTGCGATTTAA
- a CDS encoding phosphopantothenoylcysteine decarboxylase yields the protein MDKKDILIAVSGSIAAFRACELVRNLTKEGYPVSVIMTQNATKFIGPITFEALTGKKVQVDEYEQGMAHIDARNRAAVIAVVPATANIIAKMANGIADDLVTSTYLAAKCPVLVAPAMNPNMFTHPATQRNLARLKEDGVIILDPQEGVVVCGDEGYGKLADVPVMQKKILELYLKTSK from the coding sequence ATGGACAAAAAGGACATTCTGATTGCAGTCAGCGGAAGTATCGCAGCCTTTAGGGCTTGTGAGCTAGTACGTAATCTTACCAAAGAAGGTTATCCTGTTTCAGTGATCATGACCCAGAATGCCACTAAGTTTATAGGTCCAATCACATTCGAGGCCCTCACCGGTAAAAAAGTCCAGGTAGATGAGTATGAGCAGGGAATGGCTCATATAGATGCGAGGAATCGTGCTGCGGTGATTGCTGTGGTTCCCGCTACCGCAAATATTATCGCTAAAATGGCGAACGGAATTGCGGACGATCTTGTAACTTCTACCTATCTTGCCGCGAAATGTCCTGTATTGGTTGCTCCTGCAATGAATCCGAATATGTTCACTCATCCTGCCACACAAAGGAACCTTGCGCGTCTGAAAGAAGACGGAGTGATTATCTTGGATCCTCAGGAAGGGGTTGTGGTTTGCGGTGACGAAGGTTACGGTAAACTAGCTGATGTTCCGGTAATGCAAAAAAAGATACTGGAATTGTATCTAAAAACTTCTAAATAA
- a CDS encoding phosphopantothenoylcysteine decarboxylase, with protein sequence MKYSKIIISSGPTREWIDPVRFISNASSGKMGYCLAQEAANLVKEVVYIRGLTEPKYSEPKDARIVKVETTLEMRDAILNEVTSSSILIMAAAPADFRPKNANESKIKKEEGSDTLVLELIKNPDILVSVNEKIHAQNLKDVLRIGFSAETDLLDQNALGKLERKNLDFIVGNYVGKDSKGFGDLDTSVIIYGKEGSKKEIGPASKEMIAKGILEYLDILSKQESIR encoded by the coding sequence GTGAAATATTCAAAAATTATAATAAGTTCGGGACCCACTAGAGAGTGGATCGATCCTGTGCGTTTTATTTCCAATGCCTCCTCCGGAAAAATGGGGTATTGTTTAGCCCAGGAAGCCGCCAATTTAGTAAAAGAAGTCGTTTATATCCGGGGATTGACAGAACCGAAATATTCCGAACCTAAAGATGCAAGAATTGTTAAGGTAGAAACCACTCTTGAAATGAGAGATGCAATTTTGAATGAAGTGACTTCTTCTTCTATTCTTATTATGGCTGCTGCCCCTGCGGACTTTCGTCCTAAGAATGCAAATGAATCCAAGATCAAAAAAGAAGAAGGTAGCGATACCTTAGTTCTGGAATTGATCAAAAACCCTGATATACTTGTTTCCGTTAATGAAAAGATCCATGCACAAAATCTGAAAGATGTGCTTCGTATTGGTTTCTCCGCTGAGACGGATCTTTTGGACCAAAATGCACTTGGCAAACTCGAAAGAAAAAATCTTGATTTTATCGTAGGAAATTACGTGGGCAAGGACTCCAAAGGTTTTGGAGACTTGGATACAAGCGTGATCATTTACGGAAAAGAAGGTTCCAAAAAGGAAATCGGTCCTGCGTCTAAGGAAATGATTGCCAAAGGTATTTTAGAATATTTGGATATTCTTTCTAAGCAAGAAAGTATTAGATAA
- a CDS encoding STAS domain-containing protein has translation MAKTEFEGLYIETKKDSVGDKEVLIVIMNGKVTNTNAFEISRKINFVFDEGIYEIILDLSSLEYINSVGVATLLTLIKTVDQHNGKIVIGGLNHFLENVIRLMELPKKVAIYHTLDEAKAVFK, from the coding sequence ATGGCAAAAACGGAATTCGAAGGCCTATACATAGAAACTAAAAAAGACTCCGTCGGAGACAAAGAAGTTCTAATCGTCATCATGAACGGAAAAGTGACGAATACGAACGCTTTCGAAATTTCCAGAAAGATCAATTTCGTTTTCGACGAAGGGATCTACGAGATCATCTTGGACCTTTCTTCCTTGGAATATATTAATAGTGTTGGGGTCGCGACACTTTTAACGTTGATCAAAACAGTAGATCAGCATAACGGAAAGATTGTAATCGGAGGGTTAAATCACTTTTTAGAGAATGTGATCCGATTGATGGAATTACCTAAAAAAGTGGCGATCTATCATACTCTGGACGAGGCGAAAGCGGTCTTTAAATAA
- a CDS encoding homoserine dehydrogenase has translation MQTIRIGLIGAGTVGSGVLKILSEESVRFEKEYGISLNVHTICTRTPSKIAPISKLFSKVKITDDYKQVVGNPEIDTIIELVGGTTISEEIVLAALQSKQTVITANKALLSEKGEIIYKTAEENHTEIGFEASVGGSIPIIRAIRNCLAGDRILGLYGILNGTTNFILSKMETEGLDYKEALKLAQEKGFAEADPSFDVEGIDTAHKISILGSLAFGEKIPLQNIVVEGITKITRLDISFASDLGYRIKLLGLVRKLDGKVEARVQPVMIPKHHAFASVMNETNAVYYKTAFAGPGLIVGKGAGALPTASAVVSDLIYYGSRRGKNLPMEKNRFPKASISEANQTEARYYLRFNTLDQPGVLAEIAKDLGTNGVSISSVRQNESEKEPAEVVVVTHPCVEASISASLGRIDASEVVLEPSVAIRLEDKL, from the coding sequence ATGCAGACGATTCGAATCGGATTAATTGGCGCAGGCACGGTCGGCTCAGGAGTTCTTAAAATTCTTTCGGAAGAATCCGTAAGATTCGAAAAAGAATACGGTATCTCCCTAAATGTACATACAATTTGTACCCGAACTCCCTCTAAAATCGCCCCTATTTCGAAATTATTTTCCAAAGTAAAAATAACAGACGATTACAAACAAGTGGTGGGAAACCCCGAAATCGATACAATCATCGAACTTGTAGGAGGTACAACAATCTCCGAAGAGATCGTATTAGCTGCCTTACAATCCAAACAGACCGTAATCACAGCTAACAAAGCGCTCCTTTCCGAAAAAGGAGAGATTATTTATAAAACTGCAGAAGAGAACCATACCGAAATTGGATTCGAAGCTTCTGTAGGAGGTTCCATTCCGATCATCCGAGCCATACGAAATTGTTTGGCAGGAGATAGAATCCTTGGACTTTACGGGATCTTAAACGGAACAACTAACTTCATTCTTTCTAAAATGGAGACAGAAGGTTTAGATTATAAAGAAGCTTTAAAACTCGCTCAGGAAAAGGGATTTGCAGAAGCAGATCCAAGCTTCGACGTAGAAGGTATTGATACCGCTCATAAGATCAGCATTTTAGGATCTTTGGCCTTCGGAGAAAAGATACCTTTACAAAACATAGTAGTCGAAGGTATAACAAAGATTACACGACTGGATATTTCGTTCGCTTCCGACCTGGGGTACAGAATAAAGTTACTCGGCCTTGTAAGAAAATTAGACGGCAAGGTAGAAGCCAGAGTCCAACCGGTAATGATCCCCAAACACCATGCATTTGCGAGTGTTATGAATGAGACGAATGCGGTATATTACAAGACTGCATTTGCAGGTCCTGGTTTGATCGTAGGAAAAGGAGCAGGTGCTTTGCCGACTGCCTCTGCAGTGGTCTCGGATCTGATCTATTACGGCTCAAGGCGAGGCAAAAATCTTCCGATGGAAAAGAACAGATTTCCAAAAGCATCCATATCTGAAGCGAACCAAACAGAAGCTAGATATTATCTGAGATTTAATACCCTGGACCAACCGGGGGTTCTGGCAGAAATTGCAAAAGATTTGGGAACAAACGGAGTCTCTATTTCTTCTGTTCGCCAAAATGAATCTGAAAAAGAACCTGCAGAAGTAGTGGTGGTCACACATCCATGTGTGGAGGCTTCGATTTCTGCGTCTTTAGGAAGGATAGATGCTTCCGAAGTGGTCTTAGAGCCTTCGGTCGCAATCCGCTTGGAAGACAAATTGTAA
- a CDS encoding LIC_10572 family protein yields the protein MANRRKPPRKTSGNKKQESSHKHPGGGNRGHQQKKRPDHGRSNRHQQHTVATKISETMKELPMKAPHQSGGSSGTLVKVIGFLAVALIVFFGYFIVQEYLDKTPVYGKHGWDEEAGSPVAWEDAVRYCSSRRKRLPDKEELKTFSKRADKKIKTIGLFWSTSAAGDKGDYMTVNLGSGDFSPSPSTNKFAVICVK from the coding sequence ATGGCGAACCGTCGTAAGCCTCCCCGCAAAACTTCCGGGAATAAAAAACAAGAATCTTCCCACAAACACCCAGGCGGAGGAAACCGCGGCCATCAGCAGAAAAAAAGACCGGATCACGGTCGTTCGAATCGCCACCAACAACATACTGTAGCTACTAAAATTTCAGAAACTATGAAGGAACTTCCGATGAAGGCTCCTCATCAATCCGGAGGAAGTTCCGGCACTCTTGTAAAAGTGATCGGATTTCTCGCAGTCGCATTGATCGTTTTTTTCGGATACTTTATCGTTCAAGAATATTTGGATAAAACTCCTGTTTATGGAAAACATGGTTGGGACGAAGAAGCCGGATCTCCAGTAGCTTGGGAAGACGCAGTTCGTTATTGTTCCTCCAGAAGAAAGAGACTCCCGGATAAGGAAGAGCTTAAGACATTCTCTAAAAGAGCAGATAAAAAAATCAAAACCATCGGATTATTTTGGTCTACAAGCGCTGCCGGAGACAAAGGTGATTATATGACCGTAAACTTAGGCAGCGGAGATTTTTCTCCAAGTCCTAGCACGAACAAATTCGCAGTTATCTGTGTAAAATGA